The segment cgtgcgtgcaattgcttaggtctttaggtgtatatacggcgcgcgattgttcacgagtattaatcggcttatgtttagacatgtggtcccgtagttgatctacataattttctaaattaagtttttgactgttagtattagggttaataaattcacctggtagtctcagagttgttccgaaaaccagttccgcagctgaacactgtgcgtcagttttgacagatgttcgtattcccaacataactaacggtaggaattctgtccactgattggggtttgagtgagatataagggcggtttttagctgacggtgaaaacgttctaccatcccattagcctgaggatgatatgcagtgcagcgtatcctattggagcctagaagtttagccaagttattaaatagttcggattcgaattgcgctcctctatccgtcgttattgttatgggtgtaccaaaaatggttacccagttctgcatgaaaactttggctactgtttccgctgtgatgtccgctatcgggatggctatagggaatctggtaaatcgatctatgcatgtaaaaagataattaaaaccgtttgaacgtggtaaaggacctaccaagtcgatatgcacatgggcaaaacgtgcatctggttgcgagaaaacacctatgggtgaatttgtgtgacgatttatctttgattgttgacatgctgaacactctctaacccatttgtgtacatccttctgtaaattcggccatatatatctggcattgattagttttgttgaagcttttgcgccaggatgagacaaagaatgaaagttattatatatcaactttcgcatacttttgggaacgaaaggtcgcggcattgccttggtcgtgtcacagtagattagtataccatcgacaggtgatgggaactgtcttaaattaagactggaattgtttgttttaagcaggttttgtaattctagatcctgctcttgttcgtttctcaacgtctcgaagtttactgtagactgctgtagcacgtttatttctagcctagataaagcatctgccgcctgattgttctgacctttgacatgtcggatatcgcttgtgaactgtgatatatagtcaaggtgtcggacttctcgaggtgagtatttatcagctctcgcttttagtgcattcgttagtggtttgtgatccgtaaagactataaattccctgccttctaacatgtgtcggaagtgtttaatggttaggtagattgcaagaagttctcgcccgaaggtagaataccttgtctctgctggagcgagtctttttgagaagaaagcaattggtttccaggcgtttttaaccagttggttaagggtaccgcctactgctttatctgaagcacccaccatcaaagcaagtggggaaagagaattcggatacatcaacgtagttgcttgagctaatttatctttaagctgtttaatagcttcgacagcgtcagaagacagtttgaattcttttggttttccttttagtgaatctgtcaaaggttgcattaattgtgcacaacctggtatgaatctgcgataaaagttaattagacctagaaaacttctcagttgtgttagagaactaggtatggggtattgtttaatggtgtctacttcttttttgatcggtttaatcccttctgggcttattgagtgaccgagaaattctaaagtttgaacaccgaaaacacacttactttgatgtatgtttattccatgttcatccagtctttttaacactgtttttacatgctgttcgtgtgattgcaaatcagGGCTGGGAATTAACaggtcgtctatatacccctgcgcaaatggcatatctcgaagtagattgtctatgaatctttgaaatgtctgtgccgcatttctcaggccgaatggcatgcgtacaaactcgaataagccaaagggtgttgtaatagctgtcttggggatatcttcatcagccactggaatattgtgatatgccctgactaagtcaattttagtgaatatgttcataccctgtaaaccgtttgtgaaatcttggatatgcggtattgggtacctatctggtacggtttgacggttgagggctctgtaatccccgcacggtcgccagtcaccttcattcttctttgggaccatatgcaaaggggatgccctttgactatcagagggacggataatacccagttgtagcatataatcaaactcggccctagcgattttgagcttatctggtgctagtctcctgggttttgcaaaaaccggtgcaccttcggttttgatagtgtgacttacttttagtttgtctttagaaggctgtgggtttggtttagttaagtttggaaattccgcgagtatatcttggaatttcgctgttgttactggaggagtttgaatcaagttaagagagctgatgtgactttctttgccttttgtgaaatacgaagtttcttttagtgtaaatcgccgtttcttggtgtcaactagaaattcgtatctctctagaaagtccatccccagtattgccagatctaagtcggctaccgtgaaaacccaagggaatagcctcctgaaccccaaatctagggttaagtttttctgcccaaatgtcgcaattttagttttatttgcagcttgaagtgtaattgacgatgtttctcgactaatctcagttttattttgagggatgatgctaagagcagcgccagtatccaccaagaaattcaagccagagtttctgtctctaacataaaacaagcgactgtttaggcgcccctcctcagtcgtcgcgatctggggaggggttactcgtttcccgctgtcttagaattatgcttaggccaggcgcatggttgcatgcacttggttgagttgacaccaaacttccagtgataccaacaaaactgcccaggttgtctggacatttgtgacctgttttgtgacttggatcgtggtcgttgtggtgacctgctcctgttcctatgacccatttgcattctggtgacagcctcagtgagactcttaacactcgcaatgagtccttctatgacggggtcttttgctgattctactttttgtgtgtgatttattgtgcctggtccagttggaggacctctctccattattctatcggctatacgcgctaaatgggataatgaggtttcaggatcttgtgcatccaaacagtgttggacgtagcatgggagagcttgtatccatccttgttttaggactgcttcacccactgtgttatcacccattaacacttggaggtgacgcaaaaactgtgacggcgaccgatcacctagtgtttcaccttgaaaaagtctttggattctttgactatctgataatgataaacggttcattatctctcgtcttaagatggtgtatggttgtggtgatggtggatctaaaatcaagtcacggacttctttggcgactgaaggaggaaggatagaacacaagtctctatagcgaatcccttcagatctgatattgtgtctcgtgaaataatgctctagttgagcaaaccacaactcaggatcactacgatcaaattctggaagtcgggatttcgtagtcataacagtgtctatctccactggtgataaatcctccagattatgggtttctattgagtctgacatgaggtatgtgacaaatatagcaacaaagttagcacgaaaaatggttactataacacgaataacttaagataatacggaataaactagttatatactcaacttagtttaccgataatcaggtctacttttacgattaagtaaaaaaaaattaataacagaaatgaggttgaatttgtgttcaaaaagggctcaccactttcgtgccttaaggtaaccctcgtgctattgatagaagaaaccagagaagtagtgaataggtctttatttcgatcttcgcgcagtcacagtggagcgtgggattatctgttcagacaaacaaaggctctcaacattccatataagataatagggaatataacgcttacaaaaggtaaggaagtgaatgaatacttgaacaatactgttttagcatatgcttggttgtttggggtcaactcttaaccaaccaacctgagctgttacaaacTCCAAGTCACTACTGAGTGAAGTACCAAAAGGCTCTGTCCTAACTTCTCTACGTTTCATACTATATGTAAATAAACTCCCAAGTATGGTTTAGTATACATTCATATTTTTTGCTGATGATGGACATTTCTGGTGAGAAACGTTTGATAATGTGAATGCATATGCACTTTGGGAGAACTTAAAAGTTCTGTTTAGCTGCTCTAAAACATTAACTGATGCCTATAAACGCGACCAAGTTTGTCCGCATTCATATCGAGTATCCAAAGGTAAATAGATTCAGCATAGGGGAAGGGTCGGTACCTGTCGATCAGGGTGATAACTAATCATGGTCTTAAGACCATGACCCATTGCGGTCTTAGCCAAAAGATTCATAGCCCCTTAGACTCTAAGACAGACATTTACGAAGTTGGATACTAACACATTTACTACAGTATACACAAACTTAGTGAGATCCAAACTTGAAAACTGAGTTTAGTCTGCAAGCCCCTGTTTAAATGACGACTTGCATATCTTGGAGAAAGTACAGGGGACAACTGTCCGTGAAATTCTAGAACTTCGGGGTATACCACAAAAGGAGAGGAATGAGAAGCTAGACCTCTTTACTCCATCCTACTGGAAATTTAGGGTTGATCTGATTGTTATGTTCAAAGTACTAAGAAATTGCTCTGAACGTGATATGTCATCGTCTTCCTTTCACCAGATAAGGTAAATTCATAGCAAATAGTAGACGAGTACAAAagccaagaacgaacaaaatacccacggcatatatatatatatttatatatactggATCATCATTTGTCGGAACCAGTTACCATTAGTCAAGGTGTCCGCCCCTCAAACTGAGTTATTTGCGAGATCAGACGCTCTCAGAAGCTTGCTTCAAAATGACTAACGTAGGACGTGGGCCTTCTGTTCTCAATCTACAAATATGAATTTTCCAATATAGTGAAAAGACAAAGCATTCTTTTGCAGCTCAAACAAAAATTGGATTGACCGTTATAAGTCTGCAGAGTCTGTAGTACTGTGAAAGTGTGGCATCGCTTCAAGTGTAATTTCGCTGAGCATTGGGAAAAATGACAATTTGGGCGAAATTTGTCTCGTCTTGATTCGCGTTCATCATTCCGTTTGAGTGGTAAACAAGTTCTGATAAATCAGCAGCTATTTAACGCCTCAATATTGATGCTAACGTTAATTACACATATAAATGCATGTTTATCTGATAACTGGAACAATGGCTATATATATTTTAACGTGAAAAGCAAAAGGCATATGTATTTTTTGTTCAAGTCAAAGTTACATGATAGAATGCCACAAATTATGTTAGTAAGTATCCGCAAATACCCACATATAGCAATTGAAGTGTGAGATAAGATAATATAAATTAGAAACGTTTATCTGGTTATAATATTGCAACATAAGGAATCTACACTATTTGTTGGGGGGGAATACTGTTGAAAAATCTATGGTTCGAATTCCAGATTTTAGTTGTTTCAGTACACGACCGACATGTTAATCATATACAATCCCAGGACCCAAGTGAATCCGCCCCAATttattgttaattctaatactaacgatTAAATACGAAATTATACAGTCTGTATCGAGTGCAGTATCTGAGTGAAATGCAATGAACCTGAGGAGAAGAGTTACAGTTGACTGCAGAAATATGAACTCCTTCTCAAGCTGTGGCGGATATgatgtatgaactaatgattccccTGTACATGAAGACAGTCTGGTTTTTAATTCCAAATACATTACCTTCGTTTGCGCTCACTTAGTTCTATATAGTCTTAATTGCGTTAATTCTGAGATTTCTAGTTCGTGCATTAATTCAAATCCTTCGGATAATCACACTGAAATCCAGCCAAAACAAACTTATACTTCACGTCATATTTGTCAACAAGACTGGAGGGACTTGTATTCAAAGAATAATGGGCGCAGCACAATGATTACAAGTGAATTGAAAATACCACAggcattgtagtttgacaacactttaccagtaacacctatatttgaatcgcgcccacccagtgaaatcaaatgtcagaagcgaggaggttggaagatatatttgatgtgttatcaatatatcgatgaGTGACTGacctaatctggctagtgatggcaggagacgttgagcacgCCGTTCCAATTCGTGATCTGATGTGGATGCATGAACACTTACAGCGCCATTGACTTGGGGATTTATTAAAGGCTACAGATCACTCctccccctagtgaggtagtgatgaccctacgacgtggccagccagaagtATAAACTCAACGAGTTTgttgttggtaaacactcttctgatagcttgctatgcctagcagcgtctggtcgtcctTTCTTACGGTAATGGGCCATAAAATACAGTATAGTAATCGGGAAACAAAGTACAGTCGAAATCTTAATTATTCataaacttcatcgttcttttccaaccgtcctggaaaagaagaAATAGAATGTGTTAGTGGATgtcgaaatacactcgtacttgcgtaaagaCACATAGCGAGCGAAAAATGTAAATCAACTAATACACCTGCGACAGCGTaaaaaagatttttaaaaatgttcGTTTTGTTTTcgggggatttatttacaactACAGTATCGAATGAAAGTCTGAATCATTGTGAGATGAAAACTTCGAATAAGTCAACTCCTTATCAGATTTCCTGTTTTATTTTACCAGATAAGGGTTGTcctaatgattcacatatttttgAGAAAAATATGTTGAATGAATCAAACCATGATCGAAAATCTAATGCGAGTTTGGTGGATGCTGATTTTTCTAGTGATCCATTGTTCGCCAATAAGTTTGCTAGTAAATTTGAAGAAAATACTCCAGGGGAATCAAACTCTGATGACCTTATATCATATGTTGTTTATCCTGACCACGGAGTCACTTCTAGTAGATCCTCCAGTCAATGtgagaaatatgttttaaataaagtcACACCATTTGTAACCTGAGTATATGAAGAtgcaacattatttcgtggggaaGGATGGAGTCAGaattttaaggttatctacatATTTTTCTAGTAAGGATTTAAGGTTCGGATTGTCAGAAAGGAAGTGTTACATCCCAACGAAGGATTAATGAGTGGTAATTGCTAGGAATCATTTACggattattattacatatataaaattcaaactaCATTTGGGTGAAGAATAACTCCGTGGAATAAATGTATTAACGCGTga is part of the Schistosoma mansoni strain Puerto Rico chromosome 1, complete genome genome and harbors:
- a CDS encoding putative 60s ribosomal protein L7 is translated as MSDSIETHNLEDLSPVEIDTVMTTKSRLPEFDRSDPELWFAQLEHYFTRHNIRSEGIRYRDLCSILPPSVAKEVRDLILDPPSPQPYTILRREIMNRLSLSDSQRIQRLFQGETLGDRSPSQFLRHLQVLMGDNTVGEAVLKQGWIQALPCYVQHCLDAQDPETSLSHLARIADRIMERGPPTGPGTINHTQKVESAKDPVIEGLIASVKSLTEAVTRMQMGHRNRSRSPQRPRSKSQNRSQMSRQPGQFYYRDEDKPIELNTVPVTLLKRRKRVSRDIIKQQRLRSEELRKRARKRRSLIKPPIRFIKTGLRRSYDELRLQRITKRKSPFLTSDQPRLGIVIRLKDDEEQLADVCKDVFRLLRLDTLNQAVFIKITKATLSLLNIVSPYVVWGYPSLQVVRDMVMKRGRTMLGRHKHSIDNKIIEEKLGHCGILCIEDIIHELVTIGPNFIAVQRFLCPFKLMSSSRDWMSGSRRCHARVDSLTGFREEQLNEMIRRMI